Genomic DNA from Pelosinus sp. UFO1:
ATAGCTGTTTTTCTATTGCGCTACTAAAGCTAATAGGGATAGTAAACAAGATACAGCTAAAAAATTCGGTACTTTAAATAAACGCATCTTATTTGTACTGGTTTCAGCAAAGGCAATCCCTATCGATACTAACAATATTTTCCCGATTAACCCAATAACGCTAGCAGCACCTACTATATTCCATGGTATAAATAAGATGACAAAGAGTAATATCATAATCATTTGTTTTATCGCTGCCGCCCAAAGGATCAAAGCGAGTCTACGGCCCGAATATTCTAATACCATACCTTCATGAATCATAGTTAATTCTAAATGAGTATCTGGGTTATCAACTGGAATACGTCCAGTTTCCGTAATAAGTACAATAAAAAAAGCAATTGCAGCAAAAATATAAGCCAAGGAAAAAGGACTATTTGCTGCACTACTTGCCAATGCACCGAGACTACTGGAATGTGCTTTGAAAGCTATAGTGCATATGGGAAGTAACATAGCTGGCTCAACCAGCACGGCAATAAACATTTCTCGTGCTCCGCCCATGCCACCAAAAGCACTACCTGCATCCAGTGATGCCAGTACTAAAAAAAACCGCCCCAATGCTAACAAATAAAGTAGCGTAAATATATCACCAAAACCTCTGCCGGAAAAAATAAAGAGAGGCACTAAGGAACTAGCTGCCAGTACACCTGCAAAATAAATATAGGGTGCCCCTTTGAAGATCCAAGAAACAGTTGGAGATATTACACTATCTTTCTGAAGTAACTTCGCTATATCAAAGTAGGTCTGTAGAATCTTCGGACCGCGTCTACTTTGTAATCTTGCTTTAATTTTTTTAATAATACCTGCCAGCAAAGGTGCACATACTAAAATCCCCACAGATTGCAGTACACTAAAGAAAAAATCCATCATTTTTCACCACCTTGTACTCCAAATCAACACTACCACCGTTACGAACATAATATAGCCCACATACAACTGAACACTCCCCGTCTGAATGTTCTTCATAAATGTTGCAGTTTTGATTATCGCTTCATTTATTGGTCGATAAACTAAAGATACAAAAACATATTGTATGCGTACGTGATATGACAATTCACGTCCATAATATTGATTACTGCTTCTATTTACCAAAGTCTCATCGTAAGAATGAACAATATTTTTAAATACCATTCGTATTGATTTTGAAAAACCAGTAGCTGTATATTCCATACGGGGATTAGGCACAATTCCGCAGGTCCATGTCTCACTACCCGAAATCTTTTCCCGTTCCCAATTGCGATACAATACGTAGGCCAATAGACCTCCACCAACTAAAATTAAACCAATCAGAGCTGTTGATATTCCCTCTCCTGCCGCTCTCTGTACTAAAGGAATTTGATACCACACTTGATTACCTAGCATTGACACATCTAAACTCGAAAAGTTTTGTAATGTTTTATGAAGTAATAAAAGCATGACTTGAGGCCATATCCCTAACAAGATGCATAAAACTGCTAACAGCCCCATGGCGATCAGCATAGTGGGTGCAGCCTCAACAGCTTCTTCCGCTTTCTTATTACGTGGTTTTGCCAAAAAAGTAATCCCAAAAGTTTGAACAAAACAAGCTGCAGCTAATGCTCCTGTCAAACCTAATAGGGCAATCAATGAAGCGCTACTTACTTTGCCAATAATACCTGTTAAGGCAAGTGGCAAACATAGCAAAGCCTGAAATGTCAGCCACTCACTCACAAAGCCATTTAACGGCGGCAACGCCGAAATAGCCACTGCAGCAACTAGAAAAAATCCTGCAGTATAAGGCATCCTCTTAATTAATCCGCCTAATTGTTCCATATTTTTAGTATGAGCTGATTGCAACACTGCTCCAGCACCCATAAAGGCGAGTGACTTAAATAAAGCGTGATTAACAACGTGATACAATGCTGCGGTAAAAGCTACTCCAGCTAAAACAGGTTCATGGGAACTGATAAATACCATACCAGCACCCATTCCTAATAAAATAATCCCTATATTTTCAACACTGCTATAGGCTAACAATCTTTTCATGTCATGCTCAATAAAAGCATAAAGCACACCTAAGACTGCCGTAATGCTGGCAATGACAAGAATAACTACGCCCCACCATACAGGCCCTATACCTAAGAAATCTAGAAAAAAACGGCACATACCATAAATTGCAGTTTTTAGCATAACTCCAGACATTAATGCAGAAACATGACTAGGTGCCGCTGGATGAGCTCTTGGCAGCCAAATATGTAAG
This window encodes:
- a CDS encoding respiratory chain complex I subunit 1 family protein, whose protein sequence is MMDFFFSVLQSVGILVCAPLLAGIIKKIKARLQSRRGPKILQTYFDIAKLLQKDSVISPTVSWIFKGAPYIYFAGVLAASSLVPLFIFSGRGFGDIFTLLYLLALGRFFLVLASLDAGSAFGGMGGAREMFIAVLVEPAMLLPICTIAFKAHSSSLGALASSAANSPFSLAYIFAAIAFFIVLITETGRIPVDNPDTHLELTMIHEGMVLEYSGRRLALILWAAAIKQMIMILLFVILFIPWNIVGAASVIGLIGKILLVSIGIAFAETSTNKMRLFKVPNFLAVSCLLSLLALVAQ
- the hyfB gene encoding hydrogenase 4 subunit B, which produces MIAEDLYLIMLLLFSTGILSAFFTRRNVKYTNYIAHSIALMGCAMAILCAIFVFFQGEFKFTLPVLLPFGEMGIRMDGLSAFFLLVVGVVGVATSLYAYGYSREYEECRLPLMAGLYNAFLLSIVLVLTVQHVAAFIVAWELMSIVSFFLVNHEYEKKVNTRSAYIYILMTHIGTVFIITAFLLLAVAAGSMNFEHLSGNSVNSFMKNIVFICVLIGFGTKAGMVPLHIWLPRAHPAAPSHVSALMSGVMLKTAIYGMCRFFLDFLGIGPVWWGVVILVIASITAVLGVLYAFIEHDMKRLLAYSSVENIGIILLGMGAGMVFISSHEPVLAGVAFTAALYHVVNHALFKSLAFMGAGAVLQSAHTKNMEQLGGLIKRMPYTAGFFLVAAVAISALPPLNGFVSEWLTFQALLCLPLALTGIIGKVSSASLIALLGLTGALAAACFVQTFGITFLAKPRNKKAEEAVEAAPTMLIAMGLLAVLCILLGIWPQVMLLLLHKTLQNFSSLDVSMLGNQVWYQIPLVQRAAGEGISTALIGLILVGGGLLAYVLYRNWEREKISGSETWTCGIVPNPRMEYTATGFSKSIRMVFKNIVHSYDETLVNRSSNQYYGRELSYHVRIQYVFVSLVYRPINEAIIKTATFMKNIQTGSVQLYVGYIMFVTVVVLIWSTRW